The genomic region GTTGCTCCGGTTGCTATAAGTTATGCAAACATCCAAACAGTTTTTAGACATTGTATACtactaaagtaaaaaaaaagatcagTAATGTCTTTAAAATAATAACTTTTTTTCCTCCGAGCGTTCATAGTGGCCACGCCCCCTAATATTACGTTACTGTCACGTGCTCAACCAGGAAGTGTTTATCCGTGACCTGAGGAGGCCGAACACGTGAAAGGTTTCTCAAAatcttttgtttcctttttttttcgcGTTTAAAATCCCCTAATTTCTTTCTCCCTCCCCCCCATAGTTTGAAATGGCTCGTATTTCGTCTGATGCGTGTGAAAATGATGAAAGTGATGTGAATGGAGCCTCAGAGATGATGGACCTGCTTCAGATGGACTTTGATCCTGAAGCAGTGAAAGAGAGAGAAGAAACACTGCTCTCAGTAAGTTTACTTCACTTAAATAAAAACTACGTCACAGCAGAACCTGGAACAGGACGGTAAAGAAAACCTAGGAACCTTGATTCCTGATGTGTCTGATAGGTTTCAACAGAATGTTTcaatttttcttaaaaaaaaataaagtcgaagaaattaacaaattatcaAACTAAAGTTCTGCACAGTATGCAAAGGAGGAAAAGTATAGAAGTAGACTTAGATCATGTTGGAATTCTGTCCAATAATTCCACAAGTGCATCATGGGTTTGGGACTCAGTGGCTGGGTTCTGAGGGTTTTGGGACTCGACGGCTGGGTTCTGAGGGTTTGGGATGCGGCGGCTGGGATCTGAGGGTTTGGGTATGGACTacaacagctgggtggactgagactgtGTGTCTTGTCCAATGACAGACAGTTAGCataagcaggattcaaacccatgtctacatcctgagctacctgctctgtggACAGACAGACCCAGTGACAAAACCGTCAACCTCAGGGGTGGAACAAAGAGAACAAATGCATAAGATGAACAAATCAAATATCTTGGTTTTGGGTTTGCCCCCCCCCTAAAATCTGAGTGCCGTTTCATGTCTTTACCGATCAGAGGAACGCGCTGAGAAAGCAGCAGCGCTGGGAGAAGTGTTTGGCTGCCAAGAAGAGCCGCAGAAAAGAAGAGAAGCATAGGAGGAAGCTGCAGCGCCATCAGCCACCAGGTCGACTTTATTTTCATCAGGAAGGTGAAGTGAGTTTAAATTTCTGTCTTAACATCACTTTCACGCGTTGTTGTGCTACAGCCGCTGCACACGCCATGGAGAGTCCTCACTTTACCAAACGGGTGACGAAGGCGATGGCTAAGGAGCGTTTGGCCGAAGCTCAGTCCACCGGGGTTCAAGTCTGTGTTGACCTGGGCATGGCAGACTGCATGTCTGACAAGGTAACGCCTTAAGAAGGACTTAGGACACATGAGGCCACACTGTGGATGTTAAGACTTATGAAGGATTTTTATTTGCCTGTGTGTCTCAGGAGGTGAGCCGGCTGGCCGGTCAGCTCAGGAGGCTGTACGGCTCCAACAGGAAGGCCACTCGGCCTTTTCACCTGATCCTAAGCGACCTGAGAAAGGACAGTCGACTCTACAGAGAGTGCCTTCGAATGAACGACGGCTTCATGGACTACGTGGTGATTGTTCTCCTGACTTGTAACCAAACGCTTGCTGTGGCTCTGCTTTAACCGTTTCAGACCTGCCGGAGTTTGTGTTCTGGTCTATGAGGACCTGAAACAATTAGTAGATGTAACGATAATCCTCAACCATTTATAGCAAATTAAATCAGAATCCAGGTTCTTCTTTTCAGTTTGAAGGTTTTCTACATCAAAGACAAGACTCTAATGGTGTTTATACAGTGTTAAACAAGATTTGTTATCTGactctgaactgattttaaaatgctataaaatgaacaaaattaatatgttttAAACTATTTTAATCTGGCTGCATTTGGATTAATCTTGTTTTTACTAGTTCAAAGGCCCTAACCCAAACAGAAGCTTGTTTATACCTTTATAAACTGGACTGGTTTAAAATAACCCTGAAATGGCTTAAAATGTTTTAAGCGGGTTAAATTTGGATTAATCTCATTTACCTAGTTGGGCCGTTCTACACCAAAGAAAGAATGTCTTCAAATGCAGAAAATACAACTAGATTAGTTTTAAACATTAAACATGACACTGGATTACTTTAAAATAGTTTTGAGCACCTTAActataaaatgactttaaaatagtTTTGATCACCTCTCAACTATTAAAGGACTTTGAAAGTTTTAAGGACCTCTTAACTGTCTATAAAATGCTTTTAAGCACCTCTCAGATGGctataaaaatgtctttaaaatgatTTTCAGCACTTATCAACTATAACATGTCTTTAAAATGGTTCTAAGAACCTCTCAGACAGCTATAAATATGtctttaaaatagttttaagcaCAAAAATACATCTTCAACTGTACAAAATACATTTAAGCTCATTTAAACCAGATACTTCCTTGGTCTGGTTTACACTAAGACAACCTTAGATaacattaaaatgtcttaaactggtTAAATGGTCAATGATCAGGTGTTATTTGGTTTTTGTTGCACTATAGCAAGAATTTTGcataaatgtttaaaatgtgtttCAACCAGATGCCGTATCTTACTTCAAACTAGTTTTAAACTGTTCTAAGACAACAGTATTCTGGTTTCAGGTGTTCACAAGCAGTTGTCCAGTGAGGTCACGCTAACTTAACCTGCTTTTTAAACCAGGTATTGTCCATCTTTTATTCACAGATGGAGGTAACAGATCAGAGTTGTCTGGACCTGTTTCCTCTTCAGACCCTCGTCTACCTCAGTCCAGACGCTGAAGAAGGTTTGAGTTCAGTCCCCACGTCATCTTAGCGTTGGCTCCACCAACATTTCATTGCTGGTGTTTTATTCTGATGTGTGTACATGTGCTGCaccatttttattgttgttacgCATCTCATGGCAGTCAGGGGGAGccatatactactactactacgactaCTCACAATAGTACTACTGTTAGTTTACACAGCTATTGGTAACAgatttttatcattttattaGGTGGctcatgcattaaaaaaaatacactttcTACAAAGTGAAATATAAAATTTGTGAATAAAGAAAAAGGTATAAATCAGTTGGAATGCAGATTTTTCATTTTGACACCATTGCaacctttttaaaattttttgctTGATAGAAAAAAATTGGTTACATGTATTTATCAAGAAAATTTTTGACTTGTTTTCAGTGATGAAACATGAACACTTTTTTGTGCTTtgaaataaacatttaaaaaaacatatggctTGATGTTGGTTCTCAAGCCTTTTtaaaaaacactttaaaaaaatgaTCTGACAGTTTTAAAATGGTTTTAGTTGCTCGCTCAACACAGCTGCCTTTCACTCTTGGTTTTTGGGGAACACGTCTAAAAAGTAAAGCAAAAAGGGTTTAAAGTGGATTAATTGagacaaactgttttttgttggtttttaaacACTTCTAGAGACAGACTGCTTTACTTTAACAAAGATTAAACTGTGTTAAGCAGGATAGAAATGGATTAAATTTGAGATACACGGACTGTACCTTCCAAATCGAGTATCTAATTAATCAAACACATTCATCTGATAAACTGTTGCCGCCCAAATTCACGTCTCGTATTTAAAAAGGTTTAAAATTGCAAATAAAACTTACTTTCATGTTATTACCTAAATAATCATTGAATCCGTAAAAAGTGACACACTGAAGTTTTCTTTATTAGTATTTGTTTAATAAGGGCACATTTGATGAAGTTATGGTGTGTGACagtaaatcagacattttataatgtttttttttgtttgtttttttttgtttcagtctTAGAAACtgtaaatcacgacaaagtctaCGTGCTCGGCGGCCTTGTGGATGAGAGCATCCAGGAGGTACTGCCACTCGTTGGCTGATCACGTATTGGCGGGCTGTCATGTGATTTATTTGCCGGTGCTTCGTTTCTTCTGCAGAAGCTGAGTTTGTCGAGGGCCGGAGAGCTGGGCGTGGCCTCGGCCAGGCTGCCCATCGATGAGTACATGGTGAAGAAAAACAACAGCAAGAACTTCCACTCCAAAGTCCTGGCGGTGAATCAGGGTGAGCAGCTCGTCCACTGTGCAGGTCGCTTCTTTAGTGCTGCTAAATGACTGCTCGCTTTTGTCCACAGTCTTCGACATCCTGTTGACCTTCTGTGAGAGCGGCAGCTGGACAAGAGCCCTGCAGGCGGGCGTTCCCCTGGGAAAAGGTTACATCGTGGCACCAGGTGCTTTGAGAACGCCTGATGTGACAGATTGACAGCACGGGAATGGCTTCATCGCTCAGGTGTCACGCCTTCATGCCGGTGCACTTTTCAGTCACTGCTTGGTTGTTGTTTTTGGTGTCTGCGTGGTGAACTCAACTGGAAAGTATAACATGGTTTGATTTTATCGCCATGCAGCTCATGTTCCATGTAATAGGTGTTCTGAAAACTCAGTACTCCTCTCGCCAAACAAGCACTCAGATTTGTTGCGGCTGCAGAGATTTATTGAGGTCAGAGCAGGACAGTGTATTTAAACGCCATGAAAGACTTCCAACAGGACAGGAAACTcaacatttcaattcaattcaagtttattgatatagcacatttaaacacagctgcagctgaccaaagtgcttcacaataacagCAAAACAATAactgtaaaatattaacaaaggaaaagaataacaaatctaaaaatagcagagcaaagcgtacaccacttagccagtgttgaaagccagggagatgagttttcagtctggacttaaactgtcccacagactctgaggacctgacagtcagtGTAAGATTGTTCCGGAGTCGTGGCactgccacagaaaaggctctatcacctctggatttaagcctggctttaggaacagccaggagaagctggtgACCTTAGAGCCCTATGTGGAgtgtacggctgcaagagctcactcagatacatcgggcctatacagtgcagacacttaaaaacaatcatcaaaactttatatttaacacgaaTGCCGACAGGGtgccagtgtaaggtgcagagcacaggggcGATGTGCTCATGCTTTGTTTAATCAAaaggcgggctgcagcattctgtacactctgcCGGGAGCGCTGGTCCAACCAACGTACAGAGCATTACAACAATCCAGACATGATGTTATACATGCATGGAgagctctttcaaaatcaactcgAGTAAAATACAATTTAATTTTAGAGAGAGTCCTCAGCTGAAAgaagctggccctgatgacagagctgatgtgcttatcaaatctgaacaatgggtcaactatcacccctagatttttttacaaaagggcggcagaaagtggacagaggaccaataacactgtcttgtccttgtagagggtCACTTTGCCTgaacactaaaatctcagttttattaCATTTAGTGTTAAAACATTTTTATACAAACATTCTGATGTATATA from Thalassophryne amazonica chromosome 23, fThaAma1.1, whole genome shotgun sequence harbors:
- the trmt10b gene encoding tRNA methyltransferase 10 homolog B isoform X2 → MARISSDACENDESDVNGASEMMDLLQMDFDPEAVKEREETLLSRNALRKQQRWEKCLAAKKSRRKEEKHRRKLQRHQPPDAMESPHFTKRVTKAMAKERLAEAQSTGVQVCVDLGMADCMSDKEVSRLAGQLRRLYGSNRKATRPFHLILSDLRKDSRLYRECLRMNDGFMDYVMEVTDQSCLDLFPLQTLVYLSPDAEEVLETVNHDKVYVLGGLVDESIQEKLSLSRAGELGVASARLPIDEYMVKKNNSKNFHSKVLAVNQVFDILLTFCESGSWTRALQAGVPLGKGYIVAPGALRTPDVTD
- the trmt10b gene encoding tRNA methyltransferase 10 homolog B isoform X1 translates to MARISSDACENDESDVNGASEMMDLLQMDFDPEAVKEREETLLSRNALRKQQRWEKCLAAKKSRRKEEKHRRKLQRHQPPAAAHAMESPHFTKRVTKAMAKERLAEAQSTGVQVCVDLGMADCMSDKEVSRLAGQLRRLYGSNRKATRPFHLILSDLRKDSRLYRECLRMNDGFMDYVMEVTDQSCLDLFPLQTLVYLSPDAEEVLETVNHDKVYVLGGLVDESIQEKLSLSRAGELGVASARLPIDEYMVKKNNSKNFHSKVLAVNQVFDILLTFCESGSWTRALQAGVPLGKGYIVAPGALRTPDVTD